A genomic window from Streptomyces sp. HUAS YS2 includes:
- a CDS encoding LacI family DNA-binding transcriptional regulator has product MTSGGTKRDRPSGRRTGIRDVAQATGLSITTVSHALSGKGQIAAATRDRVLRAAEELGYRPDPVARGLVSGRTGILGLAVGHMTGKPWEGTYRPYYAAFSAGASMAAVERDYALVVVPGDPVSGLWARVPMDGLIVVDPVRDDPLLADCARRGLPVVTDGRPIDPGYEHVPTVESDLERGMADVLDHLRDAGARRVGLLSGSEPDAYTEDSERLYREWCAGAGQEPLIDAPAASEEPIEAALRLLSHPDRPDAVHGLNETYGQALLAAARRLELTIPDDLLVSVMRETDQSGTAEDWSLPLTTLSLDARRLGTEAVSLLIDVLDGRPRREVTVPCAVVPRASTRRDAGGSSAGSRA; this is encoded by the coding sequence GCGATGTGGCCCAGGCCACCGGCCTGTCCATCACCACCGTCTCGCACGCGCTCAGCGGCAAGGGCCAGATCGCCGCGGCCACCCGCGACCGGGTGCTGCGGGCCGCCGAGGAGCTCGGCTACCGCCCGGACCCGGTCGCCCGCGGGCTGGTCTCGGGGCGTACCGGCATCCTGGGCCTGGCCGTCGGCCATATGACCGGCAAGCCCTGGGAGGGCACCTACCGGCCCTACTACGCCGCCTTCTCCGCCGGGGCCTCCATGGCGGCGGTCGAGCGCGACTACGCGCTCGTGGTCGTCCCCGGCGACCCGGTGTCGGGCCTGTGGGCCCGGGTCCCGATGGACGGTCTGATCGTCGTCGACCCGGTGCGGGACGATCCGCTGCTGGCGGACTGCGCCCGCCGCGGGCTTCCGGTGGTCACCGACGGGCGCCCCATCGACCCCGGGTACGAGCACGTGCCGACCGTCGAGAGCGATCTGGAGCGGGGCATGGCCGACGTCCTCGACCACCTGCGCGACGCGGGGGCGCGCCGCGTCGGGCTGCTGTCCGGCTCCGAGCCGGACGCGTACACCGAGGACAGCGAGCGCCTCTACCGCGAGTGGTGCGCGGGGGCGGGTCAGGAGCCGCTGATCGACGCTCCGGCCGCATCGGAGGAGCCGATCGAGGCGGCCCTGCGCCTGCTGTCGCACCCCGACCGCCCCGACGCCGTCCACGGCCTCAACGAGACGTACGGGCAGGCCCTGTTGGCCGCGGCCCGCCGGCTGGAGCTGACCATCCCGGACGACCTCCTGGTCAGCGTGATGCGCGAGACCGACCAGTCGGGCACGGCCGAGGACTGGTCCCTCCCCCTGACCACCCTCAGCCTGGACGCCCGCCGCCTGGGGACGGAGGCGGTGAGCCTCCTGATCGACGTCCTCGACGGCCGCCCGCGGCGCGAGGTCACGGTGCCGTGCGCGGTGGTGCCGCGGGCCTCGACGCGACGCGACGCCGGGGGCTCGTCCGCGGGTTCGCGGGCGTAG
- a CDS encoding discoidin domain-containing protein produces MPTTPPLRAVQPQVEEPGRPAPPPSRDRGAAEPPLQAGDLICGQCGSGNVATRRYCRRCGASLADAPVVPKPPWWRRLFTRRAKRSPVAGERPARRQWRRPRFVLPLLVLVALGAAGYVFRAEAGRAVEAVRDRTSKTEQVHATKVTASSARRQHPAALAVDGTTDKHWTPARPGAAEGEYLEASFAAPIRLLDLVVHPGGSPVAEKFLTQARPAGLEVTVTSSDGRTTVRTVRLADVPGPQRFHLPVSEAVRVRLTVRGAYGAQPDRYLAVAEVEFFKRR; encoded by the coding sequence ATGCCCACCACCCCGCCCCTGCGCGCCGTACAGCCTCAGGTCGAGGAGCCCGGGCGTCCGGCACCGCCGCCGTCCCGGGACCGGGGCGCCGCCGAGCCACCGCTCCAGGCAGGGGACCTCATCTGCGGCCAGTGCGGCAGCGGGAACGTGGCGACCCGGCGCTACTGCCGACGCTGCGGGGCCTCCCTCGCGGACGCCCCCGTCGTACCCAAGCCCCCTTGGTGGCGACGCCTGTTCACGCGCCGCGCCAAGCGGTCGCCCGTCGCCGGGGAGCGGCCGGCTCGCCGGCAGTGGCGGCGGCCCCGGTTCGTCCTGCCCCTCCTGGTCCTCGTCGCCCTCGGCGCGGCCGGGTACGTCTTCCGCGCCGAGGCGGGCCGCGCGGTGGAGGCCGTACGGGACCGGACGTCGAAGACCGAGCAGGTGCACGCGACGAAGGTGACGGCGTCGAGTGCCCGGCGGCAGCACCCGGCCGCCCTCGCGGTGGACGGGACCACAGACAAGCACTGGACGCCCGCGCGGCCCGGGGCCGCCGAAGGGGAGTACCTGGAGGCCTCCTTCGCCGCACCGATCCGCCTGCTCGACCTCGTCGTCCACCCCGGCGGCTCCCCGGTGGCCGAGAAGTTCCTCACCCAGGCACGGCCCGCCGGCCTGGAGGTGACCGTGACCTCGAGCGACGGCCGCACGACCGTCCGGACCGTCCGGCTGGCCGACGTACCCGGCCCGCAGCGCTTCCACCTGCCCGTCAGCGAGGCCGTCCGTGTCCGGCTGACGGTCAGGGGCGCGTACGGGGCACAGCCCGACCGGTATCTCGCCGTCGCCGAGGTGGAGTTCTTCAAGCGGCGCTGA
- a CDS encoding phage tail protein, translated as MSERRIVPGLRTRHPLGLQLPGVYADDDFVQRLTEGLDEVLAPVQAVLDSLPAYFDPRLAPEDLLALLAAWVGAEGEVRGAVRGHASRGTAQGLAEQIHRTFGITPEIEESGGTVWSATARTPLPGTAEPRLTVRLRGPDAATVDVAAVSAFVARNRPVHMPFTVEVIPGSP; from the coding sequence GTGAGTGAGCGCCGGATCGTGCCCGGGCTCCGGACCCGGCATCCGCTGGGGCTCCAACTGCCGGGCGTGTACGCCGACGACGACTTCGTCCAGCGGCTCACGGAGGGGCTCGACGAAGTGCTGGCGCCCGTGCAGGCGGTGCTCGACAGCCTGCCCGCGTACTTCGATCCGCGCCTGGCCCCCGAGGACCTCCTGGCGCTGCTCGCGGCCTGGGTGGGCGCGGAGGGCGAGGTGCGCGGCGCGGTGCGCGGGCACGCCTCCCGGGGGACCGCGCAGGGCTTGGCGGAGCAGATCCACCGGACGTTCGGGATCACCCCCGAGATCGAGGAGAGCGGCGGCACGGTCTGGTCGGCGACCGCGCGGACCCCGCTCCCGGGGACGGCGGAACCGCGCCTGACCGTGCGGCTGCGGGGTCCGGACGCGGCGACGGTGGACGTGGCGGCCGTGTCGGCCTTCGTGGCCCGCAACCGCCCGGTGCACATGCCGTTCACCGTCGAGGTGATCCCCGGTTCGCCCTAG
- a CDS encoding BTAD domain-containing putative transcriptional regulator, whose translation MRGTVRERLVPVLARGTAPLTLVVAPAGYGKTTLLAYAADAFPGRVLHWRPSRDTLGVHALLARLGRQLEVADPVSVESVLLAVERCADPVLLLVDGAQHVHGTPAEVVLEELALLAPPNLRLILSGRRMPALNLTRLELAETPVLSARQLRLHTSEMAASFADAPEVAGRLAELTHGWPALFKLSAPAVLAGRDPLDSAALRTYLDREVLGVLPPRLAHLMERAPGAAGPELPELAEEYGLDADVPLLRAHLARRCGPAARPAVVTNHAFADQAAPLSLRCFSRYEATLAGRPLDWSRARPRVRALARLLSVHAGRPVHREALMAALWPESPARTAGRGLQVAVSALRTVLEPGNDRGRSQMLVRSGEAYMLVLEPGGSCDVRAFEAAAGEGVRAAAHGDAERAAGALGRALRLYTGELLPEDGPAEWVVPIRERYRNQAVQAAHTLAEVELGRDRAEAAVAAATHALSLDPFQDAVWRLLIAAHRQAGDPVAARHAERRHAQMLDALGVQ comes from the coding sequence ATGCGCGGAACGGTGCGCGAGCGGCTGGTGCCGGTGCTCGCTCGGGGGACGGCGCCCCTGACCCTGGTCGTCGCGCCTGCCGGATACGGCAAGACCACCCTGCTCGCGTACGCCGCGGACGCCTTCCCCGGGAGGGTGCTGCACTGGCGGCCGTCGCGGGACACGCTCGGGGTGCATGCGCTGCTCGCCAGGCTCGGGCGGCAACTGGAGGTGGCCGACCCGGTCTCCGTGGAGTCCGTCCTGCTGGCCGTCGAACGGTGCGCGGATCCCGTCCTGCTGCTCGTGGACGGCGCCCAGCACGTGCACGGCACCCCGGCCGAGGTCGTACTGGAGGAACTGGCCCTGCTGGCACCGCCGAACCTGCGGCTGATCCTGTCGGGCCGCCGGATGCCCGCACTGAACCTCACCCGACTGGAACTGGCCGAGACACCGGTGCTGAGTGCACGTCAACTGCGCCTGCACACGAGTGAGATGGCGGCGTCGTTCGCCGACGCCCCCGAGGTCGCCGGGAGGCTGGCCGAACTCACCCACGGCTGGCCCGCGCTGTTCAAGCTCAGCGCGCCCGCGGTGCTGGCGGGCCGCGACCCGCTGGACTCGGCCGCCCTGCGCACCTACCTGGACAGGGAGGTGCTGGGGGTGCTGCCGCCCCGGCTGGCGCACCTGATGGAACGCGCCCCGGGGGCCGCCGGACCCGAACTGCCGGAGTTGGCGGAGGAGTACGGCCTGGACGCCGACGTGCCGTTGCTCCGGGCGCATCTGGCCCGGCGCTGCGGGCCGGCCGCCCGGCCCGCCGTCGTCACGAACCACGCCTTCGCCGACCAGGCCGCGCCGCTGTCGCTGCGCTGCTTCAGCCGGTACGAGGCGACGCTGGCCGGCCGGCCGCTGGACTGGAGCCGCGCCCGGCCGCGGGTCCGGGCACTGGCCCGGCTGCTGTCCGTCCACGCGGGCCGGCCCGTCCACCGGGAGGCGCTGATGGCCGCGCTGTGGCCGGAGAGCCCCGCCCGCACGGCCGGCCGCGGGCTGCAGGTCGCGGTCTCGGCCCTGCGGACCGTCCTGGAGCCGGGCAACGACCGGGGGCGGTCCCAGATGCTGGTGCGGTCGGGCGAGGCGTACATGCTCGTACTGGAGCCCGGGGGCAGCTGTGATGTGCGGGCCTTCGAGGCGGCGGCCGGGGAGGGCGTACGGGCCGCCGCGCACGGGGACGCGGAGCGGGCGGCGGGGGCGCTGGGGCGGGCGCTGCGGCTCTACACCGGGGAGTTGCTGCCGGAGGACGGCCCGGCGGAGTGGGTGGTGCCGATCCGTGAGCGGTACCGCAATCAGGCCGTGCAGGCGGCGCACACGCTGGCCGAGGTGGAACTCGGCCGGGACCGCGCCGAGGCGGCGGTGGCCGCCGCCACGCACGCCCTGTCCCTGGACCCCTTCCAGGACGCGGTGTGGCGGCTGCTGATCGCCGCCCACCGGCAGGCCGGTGACCCGGTGGCGGCCCGGCACGCGGAGCGTCGGCACGCACAGATGCTGGACGCCCTGGGCGTTCAGTAG